Proteins from a single region of Belliella baltica DSM 15883:
- the kbl gene encoding glycine C-acetyltransferase, which produces MFDSLKPKLEKELKEIKEAGLFKSERVITSPQSSEITIAGGQKVLNFCANNYLGLSSHPQVIEAAKSAIDSHGFGLSSVRFICGTQDIHKELEEKISKFLGTEDTILYAAAFDANGGVFEPILGPEDAIISDALNHASIIDGVRLCKAMRFRYQHNDMEDLEKQLQDADAKGAQSKIIVTDGVFSMDGTIAQLDKIVALAEKYNALVMSDECHSTGFMGKTGRGVHELKGVMGKMDIITGTLGKALGGASGGFTSGKKEIIEILRQRSRPYLFSNTLAPSITGASIAVFDLLSETTELRDKLESNTKYFREKMTAAGFDIKPGEHPIVPIMLYEATLSQKMAEKLLEKGVYVIGFYYPVVPKGQARIRVQISAGHDKEQLDTAINAFIEVGKELGVIQ; this is translated from the coding sequence ATGTTTGATTCTCTAAAACCCAAATTAGAAAAAGAGTTAAAAGAAATAAAAGAAGCTGGCTTATTCAAAAGTGAGCGGGTTATTACTTCTCCACAATCATCTGAAATAACCATTGCTGGTGGTCAAAAAGTATTGAACTTCTGTGCGAACAATTACTTGGGATTATCTTCCCACCCGCAAGTAATCGAAGCTGCTAAATCTGCTATCGATAGCCACGGTTTTGGTTTGTCCTCAGTGAGGTTTATCTGCGGAACGCAAGATATTCACAAGGAACTGGAAGAAAAGATTTCCAAATTTTTAGGGACGGAAGACACGATTCTTTACGCAGCAGCCTTTGATGCAAATGGGGGAGTATTTGAACCTATCTTAGGCCCAGAAGATGCCATTATCTCAGATGCCTTAAACCATGCCTCGATTATCGACGGGGTAAGGCTTTGTAAAGCCATGCGATTCCGCTATCAGCATAATGACATGGAAGACTTGGAAAAACAGCTTCAAGATGCAGATGCCAAAGGTGCGCAAAGTAAAATCATCGTTACAGATGGTGTTTTCTCTATGGATGGCACAATTGCGCAGTTGGATAAAATTGTAGCCCTAGCCGAAAAGTATAATGCATTGGTCATGTCTGATGAATGTCATTCTACGGGCTTCATGGGCAAGACAGGTCGTGGAGTTCATGAACTCAAAGGAGTGATGGGCAAAATGGATATTATCACTGGCACGCTTGGCAAAGCCTTGGGTGGTGCCTCAGGAGGATTTACCTCTGGAAAAAAAGAAATCATTGAAATCCTAAGACAAAGATCAAGACCTTATTTGTTCTCGAATACTTTAGCACCATCTATCACAGGAGCTTCGATAGCAGTGTTTGATTTGCTTTCTGAGACAACTGAATTGAGAGACAAGCTCGAGTCAAACACCAAATACTTCAGAGAAAAAATGACTGCAGCTGGCTTTGATATTAAGCCTGGTGAACACCCAATTGTTCCAATCATGCTTTATGAAGCTACTTTATCTCAAAAGATGGCAGAAAAGCTTCTGGAAAAAGGAGTTTATGTAATTGGCTTCTATTACCCTGTAGTGCCAAAAGGTCAAGCACGTATCCGTGTTCAGATCTCTGCAGGACATGACAAAGAACAACTAGATACTGCAATCAATGCATTCATAGAAGTTGGAAAAGAGTTAGGTGTAATTCAATAA
- the folP gene encoding dihydropteroate synthase: MNTSTHSTSEIEDKLFPSKITLRSKGKLLLLDKPMVMGILNVTPDSFYQGSRVLSDNSKVLKLSEKMLLEGADILDIGGYSSRPGAAEVSEEEELERVIPAINRISKEFPEAILSIDTFRSKVAKEAVQNGAALVNDISTGTLDSDMIATVGKLDVPYIAMHMKGNPKVMQTLTEYDDIILEMMKYFSEKLNECKKAGIKDVIIDPGFGFAKTLEQNYWILKNLSYFKTIQAPILVGLSRKSMIYKKLETTAENGLNGTTALNMAALINGASILRVHDVKEAIETVKLYKQLYP, translated from the coding sequence ATGAATACTAGTACACATTCTACTTCGGAAATCGAAGATAAATTATTTCCCTCAAAAATAACACTTCGCAGTAAAGGAAAGCTACTTTTATTGGATAAGCCGATGGTCATGGGAATTTTGAATGTTACTCCTGATTCATTTTACCAAGGAAGCAGAGTACTTTCTGACAATTCAAAGGTTCTAAAACTAAGTGAAAAAATGCTTCTCGAAGGAGCTGATATTCTAGACATTGGAGGCTATAGCAGTAGACCTGGAGCAGCTGAAGTCAGTGAGGAAGAAGAATTGGAAAGAGTTATTCCTGCAATAAATAGGATTAGCAAGGAGTTTCCCGAAGCTATACTTTCGATAGACACCTTTCGTTCAAAAGTAGCCAAAGAAGCAGTCCAAAATGGGGCAGCTCTCGTAAATGATATCTCAACGGGGACGTTAGATTCTGATATGATTGCTACTGTTGGCAAATTGGACGTTCCCTATATTGCGATGCATATGAAGGGAAATCCAAAAGTGATGCAGACTTTGACGGAATATGATGATATTATCCTGGAAATGATGAAATATTTTTCAGAAAAACTGAACGAATGTAAGAAAGCTGGCATTAAAGATGTAATAATTGATCCAGGGTTTGGTTTTGCAAAAACACTCGAACAGAATTATTGGATTCTCAAAAATTTATCTTATTTTAAGACAATTCAAGCTCCAATTCTGGTGGGTTTATCCAGAAAGTCGATGATATATAAAAAGTTAGAGACTACAGCTGAAAACGGACTGAATGGAACAACAGCTTTAAATATGGCTGCCTTGATCAACGGAGCAAGTATATTACGCGTACATGATGTTAAAGAAGCAATAGAAACAGTCAAATTATATAAACAACTCTACCCTTGA
- the cdaA gene encoding diadenylate cyclase CdaA produces MNLLFKIGFLEISIVNIIDITLVSLLLYQIYKLLRGSVAIKIFLGFLSIYLVYLLVSALRMELLSIILGQFMGVGVIAAIIIFAPEIRKFLLIIGRSSILSNENVWQELLFWRKRETHAFNINPIIEASKSLSGTNMGALMVISRNSELKFYAESGDLIDAIISKRLLISIFNKYSPLHDGAVIIYNGKVKAARCILPVTERDVPAQFGLRHRAAIGMSEATDTLILIVSEETGQISLAKNGKILHNLSFQEVREFLNDYLTGVDIDEKFEPITVYERNRFKGSRSASSAS; encoded by the coding sequence TTGAACTTACTTTTCAAAATAGGATTTTTGGAAATCTCCATAGTCAATATCATTGATATAACTTTGGTGAGCTTGCTATTGTACCAAATCTACAAATTACTAAGAGGGAGTGTCGCAATAAAGATTTTCTTGGGATTCTTGTCAATCTATTTGGTGTACTTATTGGTAAGTGCGCTTAGGATGGAGCTTTTGTCCATCATCTTAGGACAGTTTATGGGTGTGGGTGTTATTGCAGCTATCATCATATTTGCCCCAGAAATCCGAAAGTTTTTACTGATCATCGGTCGTTCTTCTATTCTTTCCAATGAAAATGTGTGGCAGGAATTGCTTTTTTGGAGAAAAAGGGAAACCCATGCTTTCAATATTAACCCCATAATAGAAGCTTCTAAATCACTTTCAGGCACAAATATGGGGGCATTGATGGTGATTTCAAGAAACTCAGAACTGAAGTTTTATGCTGAAAGTGGTGATCTTATCGATGCCATTATATCTAAAAGATTGCTGATTTCGATCTTTAACAAGTACAGCCCACTCCATGATGGAGCGGTGATCATTTACAATGGGAAAGTCAAAGCAGCAAGATGTATTTTGCCAGTAACGGAACGAGATGTTCCTGCCCAATTTGGATTAAGGCATCGAGCAGCCATAGGAATGTCAGAAGCGACGGATACTTTGATCTTGATTGTTTCTGAAGAAACAGGACAAATTTCTCTGGCTAAAAATGGTAAAATCCTGCATAATTTATCCTTCCAAGAAGTTCGGGAATTCCTTAACGATTATCTCACAGGAGTTGATATTGATGAGAAATTTGAACCCATCACGGTTTACGAAAGAAACCGATTCAAAGGAAGCCGCTCAGCATCGAGTGCGTCTTGA
- a CDS encoding IS1595-like element ISBeba3 family transposase has translation MNILKFEERFPDEESCISFFKAKREQEGVVCKKCEEKEHYWLHSKSMFQCKSCGFRTSLKSGTVMENSNLSLRKWLMAMTFFSATKQGFTALELQRQMGFTRYQTVFDLCHKIRVIMGKRDDQYKLEDMVEYDEAYITKSTSAQKKKSLNRGRGTQQKSTVAVMAESTILEDPKTKKLSKSCRYFKMKKIEDLKAKTAEKLIKDFINKDAVLQTDDSTTYAKFEDFVDVHVTELSSTKEGRFNLKWAHTAISNLKSDLRKYKMISERRLQNYIDEFCYKLNRRYFGERLFDRLIIASIQPYWQSSG, from the coding sequence ATGAATATTTTGAAGTTTGAAGAGCGCTTTCCAGATGAAGAATCCTGTATTAGCTTTTTCAAAGCTAAACGAGAGCAGGAAGGCGTGGTTTGCAAAAAGTGCGAGGAAAAAGAGCACTATTGGCTCCACAGTAAAAGTATGTTTCAATGCAAAAGTTGTGGATTCCGTACCAGTTTGAAAAGTGGAACTGTGATGGAAAATAGCAATCTGTCACTTCGTAAGTGGTTGATGGCCATGACCTTCTTTAGTGCCACTAAGCAGGGGTTTACCGCTCTTGAACTCCAGCGACAAATGGGGTTTACTCGCTACCAAACCGTCTTTGATTTATGCCATAAGATTCGTGTCATAATGGGTAAGCGGGATGATCAATATAAGCTCGAAGACATGGTAGAATATGATGAAGCTTACATCACCAAGTCAACCTCAGCCCAGAAAAAGAAGTCTCTCAATCGGGGCCGAGGAACCCAGCAGAAGTCCACAGTTGCTGTGATGGCTGAATCAACCATTCTGGAGGATCCTAAGACAAAGAAGTTATCCAAAAGCTGCCGATACTTCAAGATGAAGAAAATAGAGGACTTAAAGGCCAAAACGGCAGAGAAACTGATTAAAGACTTCATCAATAAAGATGCTGTTCTTCAAACCGATGACAGTACCACTTACGCTAAATTTGAGGACTTCGTGGATGTCCATGTCACCGAATTATCTTCAACAAAAGAGGGTAGATTCAACCTTAAATGGGCTCATACAGCAATCAGTAACCTCAAAAGTGATCTTAGAAAGTATAAAATGATATCAGAAAGAAGGCTTCAGAACTACATCGACGAGTTTTGCTACAAACTAAACCGAAGATACTTTGGAGAAAGACTCTTTGACCGACTTATTATTGCTTCTATCCAACCCTACTGGCAAAGTAGCGGATAA
- a CDS encoding DUF4221 family protein, with product MSMITFNHQRRSFCLSIIFLFYVSFSILGCSASTDDGEIFEVKEGESIAIKLDHQTSPAEQYTQYIKDYNGKEVYAVHVKNRAAIKLYDLASGELFEEIKIPTTGPDAINSVGHFYIHNQDSIFLNQGLLFKLVLVNRSMEKLDVYDLMPDDIDWDPNTYRTTSTDLASLTFDMKRDFVVINNSIKTQTIPYLYPLDPKMTNVEGLIISVDLASKSFYKFGDFPEEMKNKVWGGFLSLYFLRENSEKGESILSFAASENIFVYNNSQKFNSIYYASSNKIKKISHYVKSDPVQEQEMDYYMNMPVYGGIYHDEKNGYFYRIAKYPNGDNYDPYKSDFLDPMANPRDFCIIVLDKDYKKVTEFDIKQPKDGVYYDMCFANENGLYIPYVDLNNEDVLYFKNFKVYDTK from the coding sequence ATGTCTATGATAACTTTTAATCATCAAAGAAGAAGCTTCTGTTTAAGTATAATTTTTTTATTTTATGTTTCATTTTCGATTCTAGGCTGTTCGGCTTCTACAGATGATGGGGAAATATTTGAAGTTAAGGAAGGAGAGTCTATTGCAATAAAATTGGATCATCAAACTAGTCCGGCAGAACAGTATACCCAATACATCAAAGATTATAATGGCAAAGAAGTTTATGCAGTACATGTCAAAAACAGGGCAGCAATAAAGTTGTATGATTTGGCTTCAGGGGAGCTTTTTGAAGAAATTAAAATCCCTACTACGGGTCCTGACGCCATAAATAGTGTAGGTCATTTTTATATCCATAATCAAGACTCTATTTTTTTGAATCAGGGACTTTTATTCAAATTAGTATTGGTGAATAGAAGTATGGAGAAGTTAGATGTTTATGATTTAATGCCTGATGATATTGATTGGGATCCTAATACATATAGGACAACTTCAACTGACTTAGCTTCTTTAACTTTTGATATGAAAAGAGATTTTGTTGTTATTAATAATTCGATTAAAACTCAAACTATACCGTACTTATACCCATTAGATCCTAAAATGACAAATGTGGAAGGGTTAATTATTTCTGTCGATTTAGCTAGTAAATCCTTTTATAAGTTTGGGGATTTTCCTGAGGAAATGAAAAATAAAGTTTGGGGAGGATTTCTTTCATTATATTTCTTAAGAGAAAATTCAGAAAAAGGTGAGTCAATACTTTCATTTGCAGCATCGGAAAATATATTTGTTTATAACAATTCTCAAAAGTTCAATTCTATTTATTACGCTTCATCTAATAAAATAAAAAAAATATCACATTATGTCAAATCGGATCCAGTTCAAGAACAAGAGATGGATTATTATATGAATATGCCGGTTTATGGAGGTATATACCATGATGAGAAGAATGGGTATTTTTACAGAATAGCAAAGTATCCAAATGGGGATAACTATGATCCCTACAAAAGTGATTTTTTAGACCCCATGGCTAATCCGAGGGATTTTTGCATTATTGTATTGGATAAAGATTACAAAAAAGTCACCGAATTTGATATAAAGCAACCGAAAGATGGTGTCTATTATGATATGTGCTTTGCCAATGAAAATGGTCTGTATATACCTTATGTTGACTTGAATAATGAAGATGTTCTTTATTTCAAAAACTTCAAAGTTTATGATACAAAGTAG
- a CDS encoding shikimate kinase yields the protein MRPPLKIVLIGMPGSGKSTFGRMVARELNFVFIDLDHLIEKGEGRLIKDIFEEEGEGKFREMETYYLNQALDNVEGFVLSTGGGTPCFNDNMDLINEKGISVFLDVPLEELQKRLTKDSASQRPLFFGMNTGEITLKLKDMMAIRGSYYDQAKIKLSGEDPSTELLISELMSFFKN from the coding sequence ATGAGACCTCCACTCAAGATCGTATTAATAGGGATGCCAGGTTCAGGTAAGTCAACTTTTGGAAGAATGGTGGCGCGTGAGTTGAATTTTGTCTTTATTGATCTTGATCACTTGATTGAGAAAGGGGAGGGAAGATTGATCAAGGATATTTTTGAAGAAGAAGGTGAAGGGAAGTTTCGGGAAATGGAGACTTACTATCTCAATCAAGCTTTGGATAATGTGGAGGGTTTTGTTCTCTCCACAGGAGGAGGAACACCCTGCTTCAATGATAACATGGATTTGATAAATGAAAAAGGTATTTCTGTTTTTTTGGATGTGCCTTTGGAAGAATTGCAAAAAAGATTGACAAAAGATTCTGCGAGTCAAAGGCCTTTATTTTTTGGTATGAATACGGGAGAGATTACCCTCAAACTGAAAGATATGATGGCCATAAGAGGCTCGTATTATGATCAGGCAAAAATAAAGCTCAGTGGAGAAGATCCTTCCACTGAGCTTTTGATTTCTGAATTGATGAGTTTTTTTAAAAATTAA
- a CDS encoding IS1595-like element ISBeba1 family transposase gives MTILQFNERYPDEASCIHFFKEQREREGIICKKCKSREHYWLNSLNMFQCKHCEFRTGLKNGTVMENSKLPLRIWLLAMTLVSATKKGFSCLELQRQMGHSRYETVFRLYHKLREAMGKRDSQYKLEDMVEYDEAFVSKATKSSERMKLKKGRGSQKQASVAVMAESSILEDLITGEKDKSCRYFKMVKIDNLKAKTAEKLIKGLIDKKAVVQTDESTTYSNLEDCIDVHVSELSSTKEGKFNLKWVHIAISNLKRDLQKYHMVSEKMLQNYLNEFCYKLNRRYFGEKLFDRLVIASICPYLYTSG, from the coding sequence ATGACTATCCTACAATTCAATGAAAGATATCCAGATGAGGCAAGTTGCATTCATTTCTTTAAGGAACAAAGAGAAAGGGAAGGCATTATTTGTAAGAAATGTAAGTCCAGAGAACACTACTGGCTTAATTCTCTCAATATGTTTCAATGTAAACATTGTGAATTTAGGACAGGCCTGAAGAATGGTACCGTTATGGAAAACAGCAAGTTGCCATTAAGGATCTGGTTGCTTGCAATGACACTTGTAAGTGCAACCAAGAAGGGGTTTAGCTGCCTGGAACTCCAGAGGCAGATGGGGCATAGTAGATACGAGACTGTTTTCAGGCTGTACCACAAGCTCCGAGAAGCAATGGGTAAACGTGATAGCCAATATAAACTAGAGGATATGGTTGAATATGATGAGGCTTTTGTAAGCAAGGCAACAAAATCTTCGGAAAGGATGAAGCTGAAGAAAGGACGCGGAAGTCAAAAACAAGCTTCCGTTGCTGTCATGGCTGAATCATCTATTCTTGAAGACTTAATTACCGGAGAAAAGGACAAAAGCTGCAGATATTTCAAGATGGTCAAAATAGATAACTTGAAGGCAAAAACAGCCGAAAAACTGATAAAAGGCCTGATTGACAAGAAAGCTGTGGTTCAGACTGATGAAAGTACGACTTATTCTAACCTAGAAGATTGTATCGATGTCCATGTAAGCGAACTATCCTCCACAAAAGAAGGTAAGTTCAATCTCAAATGGGTACATATAGCAATAAGTAACCTCAAAAGAGATCTGCAGAAGTACCATATGGTTTCAGAAAAGATGCTTCAAAACTATCTCAATGAATTCTGTTACAAACTAAACCGAAGATACTTTGGTGAAAAACTATTTGACAGATTGGTTATTGCAAGCATTTGCCCCTACTTGTATACAAGCGGATAA
- a CDS encoding DUF1599 domain-containing protein: MKTQTISEYNQVIHLCKELFKKKTIDYGTAWRILRLPSITDQIFIKAQRIRSIQEKGNQKVNDPIADEFVGIINYCIIALIQISLKNDERLELAVEELEPLYDHWASATRSLLEDKNHDYGEAWRDMRVASITDIILMKLYRVKQIEDNQGKTIVSEGIEANYQDMINYAVFCLIKLNYHA; the protein is encoded by the coding sequence TTGAAAACGCAAACTATCAGCGAATATAATCAAGTTATCCACCTTTGTAAAGAACTTTTTAAGAAGAAAACAATTGATTATGGAACTGCTTGGAGAATTTTACGATTACCATCCATTACAGATCAAATATTTATCAAAGCACAACGCATCAGATCGATCCAGGAAAAAGGAAACCAAAAGGTGAATGACCCAATTGCAGATGAGTTTGTTGGGATCATCAATTATTGCATTATAGCCTTGATTCAGATTTCTTTAAAAAATGACGAAAGACTCGAATTGGCAGTGGAGGAGTTAGAGCCGCTGTATGATCATTGGGCAAGTGCTACGAGAAGTTTATTAGAAGACAAAAATCATGATTATGGAGAGGCTTGGAGAGACATGCGTGTGGCTTCAATCACAGATATTATTTTGATGAAACTATATAGAGTAAAGCAAATAGAAGACAATCAAGGAAAAACAATTGTATCAGAAGGAATAGAGGCTAATTATCAAGATATGATCAATTATGCGGTTTTCTGTCTAATCAAATTAAATTATCATGCTTAG
- a CDS encoding BT_3928 family protein produces the protein MLRNTILFIIRFLVGGLFIFSGLIKVNDPVGTAIKLEEYFDVFSYDIAPFFEYFKGFALEIGVVMVVAEVVLGIMLILGVRLKFTVWALSLMILFFTFLTFYSAYFNKVTDCGCFGDAIKLTPWESFFKDIVLLILIAVLFIFRNKLESNEQAWAAWTVRVSLVLSVVLAITAIRNLPFIDFRAYKEGVNIPQAMQPSAPLEYSYVMTKDGQEFVFDQYPSDESYEFVDMKLKNEDALPKISDFAVWNEEGDFTAEILSGNKAVILVTYLSKINTAHLQDFDEMVAGLQSSNIEVVFVAASSEEEIQTFLAGRNWEITSYQADATVVKTIMRSNPGLMLLKEGSVLKKYHFRNTPSAETIKTLY, from the coding sequence ATGCTTAGAAACACCATTTTATTTATCATTCGCTTTTTAGTTGGAGGTTTGTTTATCTTTTCGGGTTTAATTAAGGTAAATGACCCCGTAGGTACGGCAATCAAGCTAGAAGAATATTTTGATGTTTTCTCTTATGATATTGCACCTTTCTTTGAATATTTTAAAGGCTTTGCTCTTGAAATAGGAGTGGTGATGGTCGTCGCAGAAGTAGTACTGGGTATCATGTTGATCTTGGGAGTACGCTTGAAATTTACTGTATGGGCTTTGAGCTTGATGATTTTGTTTTTTACATTCCTGACTTTCTATTCAGCCTACTTCAATAAAGTAACAGATTGCGGATGCTTTGGCGATGCGATCAAATTGACACCTTGGGAATCTTTTTTTAAGGACATTGTCTTATTAATTCTGATTGCAGTCTTATTTATTTTCAGAAACAAACTGGAAAGTAATGAACAAGCATGGGCAGCATGGACGGTGAGAGTTTCGCTTGTTCTTTCTGTAGTATTAGCAATTACGGCGATCAGGAATTTGCCATTTATAGATTTCAGAGCATACAAAGAAGGTGTTAACATTCCTCAAGCAATGCAGCCATCGGCTCCATTGGAGTACAGTTATGTCATGACAAAGGATGGGCAGGAGTTTGTATTTGATCAATATCCCTCAGATGAAAGCTATGAATTTGTCGATATGAAGCTGAAGAATGAGGATGCGCTTCCAAAAATTTCTGATTTCGCTGTATGGAACGAAGAGGGTGATTTTACAGCAGAAATTCTTTCTGGTAATAAGGCGGTCATATTGGTTACCTATTTATCGAAAATCAATACAGCTCATCTTCAAGATTTTGACGAAATGGTAGCGGGTTTACAAAGCTCAAACATAGAGGTAGTATTCGTAGCGGCTTCGTCTGAAGAAGAGATTCAAACATTTCTAGCTGGGAGAAATTGGGAAATAACTAGTTATCAAGCAGATGCTACCGTGGTGAAAACAATCATGCGTTCTAACCCTGGATTAATGCTCTTGAAAGAAGGATCGGTTTTGAAAAAGTATCATTTTAGAAATACACCATCGGCGGAGACCATCAAAACTTTATATTGA
- a CDS encoding NAD-dependent epimerase/dehydratase family protein: MDRILIIGAAGQLGSELTLALTQQYGGDNVIATDINPKALEKFDYCKTAVLDIMNHDAVTSLVKKENVKQIYHLAAVLSATGEKNPLFAWQLNMDSLLFVLELAKEHKMDKVYWPSSIAVFGPNTPKIHTPQYCVKEPNTVYGISKQAGERWCEYYFENFGVDVRSLRYPGLIGYKSLPGGGTTDYAVDIYHKAIAGEHFVSFLREDSALPMMYMPDAIKATLDLMHAPKEQVKIRSSYNLSAISFTPKEIFESIKIHYPKFSISYAPDFRQAIADSWPDSIDDSRAREDWGWKHDYDLKKMTEDILANLPEYMVNF, encoded by the coding sequence ATGGACAGAATTCTTATCATCGGTGCAGCCGGACAACTTGGTTCGGAGCTCACACTTGCACTTACCCAACAGTACGGAGGCGATAATGTTATTGCAACCGATATTAATCCCAAAGCCCTCGAAAAGTTTGACTATTGCAAAACTGCTGTTTTGGATATCATGAATCATGATGCAGTCACTAGCTTGGTAAAGAAGGAAAATGTAAAGCAAATCTATCATCTTGCGGCAGTACTTTCTGCCACAGGAGAGAAAAATCCACTTTTTGCTTGGCAACTGAATATGGATAGTCTTCTTTTTGTTTTGGAGCTTGCCAAGGAGCACAAGATGGACAAGGTCTATTGGCCATCTTCCATTGCGGTTTTTGGTCCCAATACTCCAAAAATCCATACGCCACAATATTGTGTCAAAGAACCCAATACGGTTTATGGTATTTCCAAGCAAGCTGGAGAAAGATGGTGTGAATACTATTTTGAAAATTTCGGCGTGGATGTCAGAAGCTTAAGATATCCTGGATTGATTGGCTATAAATCACTTCCCGGCGGAGGAACCACGGATTATGCGGTAGATATCTATCACAAAGCCATTGCCGGTGAACATTTTGTTTCATTTTTAAGAGAAGATAGTGCGCTTCCAATGATGTATATGCCTGATGCGATCAAGGCAACACTTGACCTGATGCATGCCCCAAAGGAGCAAGTAAAAATCAGATCTAGCTATAACCTTTCAGCGATCAGCTTTACCCCGAAAGAAATCTTCGAAAGTATCAAAATCCATTATCCTAAATTTAGTATTTCTTATGCACCTGATTTTAGACAGGCTATTGCCGACAGTTGGCCGGATAGTATTGACGATAGCAGGGCCAGAGAAGATTGGGGATGGAAACATGATTATGATTTGAAAAAAATGACAGAAGATATTTTGGCGAATTTGCCGGAGTATATGGTTAATTTTTGA
- a CDS encoding IS256 family transposase yields the protein MNKKKTIEDLLNDPKMSDRLKERLYSKKGLLGKESPFSEILQQMVNTMLEGEIESFLLEERASGHVNKRNGRTPKRVVSDAGFLDISTPRDRNGDFEPELVGKRERELSSGLDDQILALYAQGNSVEDVRRLLEEIYGVSISAGRISQITDKVLPEIQEWRTRSLQSFYPIVYLDAIHFKVRQEGKYISSAFYTVYSVDWEGNRDVLGLYINSGGEGAKKWGLVMEDLKSRGVADILVVCTDDLQGFSEQIQEVFPASVVQKCIVHQMRNSLKYVDEADKKALIKDLRQVYTSTTEEGAKTALSAFEATWGKKYKYIVRQWRDNWTELMAFLDFPVGMRKMIYTTNPVEALHRIMRKLIKSKAAWASETALLKQLYLSISRNEKSWKKNARGWTSIQREIMELYPDRVPQKN from the coding sequence ATGAACAAGAAAAAGACAATTGAGGATTTATTAAATGATCCAAAGATGAGTGACCGTCTAAAAGAGCGGTTATACAGCAAGAAGGGCTTGCTGGGCAAAGAGAGCCCCTTTAGTGAGATTTTACAACAAATGGTGAATACCATGCTTGAGGGAGAGATTGAGAGTTTTCTATTAGAAGAGCGGGCCTCTGGCCATGTTAATAAGCGTAATGGCAGGACTCCCAAGCGAGTGGTGAGCGATGCCGGTTTTCTGGATATTTCTACTCCCAGAGACCGTAATGGAGACTTTGAGCCCGAACTGGTAGGCAAACGTGAACGTGAACTGAGCAGCGGCCTTGATGATCAGATACTGGCGCTGTATGCGCAGGGTAATTCAGTGGAAGACGTAAGACGTCTGCTGGAGGAGATTTACGGGGTGAGTATCTCAGCAGGCCGTATCTCCCAGATTACCGATAAGGTGCTCCCTGAGATTCAGGAATGGCGTACAAGAAGCCTTCAAAGCTTTTATCCCATCGTGTACCTGGATGCCATACACTTCAAAGTACGCCAGGAGGGCAAATACATCAGTAGCGCCTTCTATACAGTATATTCGGTGGATTGGGAAGGGAATAGGGACGTATTAGGTCTTTACATCAACTCGGGCGGAGAAGGAGCTAAAAAATGGGGCCTGGTAATGGAAGATCTTAAATCAAGAGGAGTAGCCGATATTTTGGTGGTCTGCACGGATGATCTACAGGGATTTTCCGAACAGATTCAGGAAGTGTTCCCTGCTTCAGTTGTCCAAAAGTGCATTGTTCATCAAATGAGGAATTCGCTGAAATATGTGGATGAAGCTGATAAGAAGGCTTTAATAAAGGACTTACGTCAGGTATACACCTCCACCACTGAAGAAGGTGCGAAAACAGCATTGTCAGCCTTTGAAGCCACATGGGGCAAGAAATATAAGTATATAGTACGGCAATGGCGTGACAACTGGACTGAGCTGATGGCATTCCTGGATTTTCCTGTAGGGATGCGGAAGATGATCTATACAACAAATCCGGTAGAGGCCCTACATCGGATCATGCGAAAACTGATAAAAAGCAAAGCTGCATGGGCATCGGAAACAGCACTGTTAAAGCAGCTCTATTTATCGATCAGTCGGAACGAAAAGTCATGGAAGAAAAATGCAAGGGGATGGACTTCCATCCAGCGTGAAATCATGGAGCTGTACCCGGATAGGGTGCCACAAAAAAACTGA